One window of the Acanthochromis polyacanthus isolate Apoly-LR-REF ecotype Palm Island unplaced genomic scaffold, KAUST_Apoly_ChrSc contig43, whole genome shotgun sequence genome contains the following:
- the LOC127532932 gene encoding uncharacterized protein LOC127532932 — translation MSAPPAEPVQPVAVLAQMLRDLAAMHADQAAANRRHLEALHQQTERQTRVLEQLLSRPGGSPGSSSSSSISGLSLQRMTAEDDPQSFLDMFQATAVACGWPQAEWAVRLLPLLTGEAQTAAISLPAAARRNFADVRKAVLDRTGLSPEDHRRRFRGARLGAGDRSFVFAQQVKDAATRWLLPGETAEESRLLEKIVVEQFIEGLPGETSNWVRYHRPADLRAAVTLAEDHLAVQSGGQGRAPPGMRPTPAPRRKTLAALTSAPRSLTPPVPVPRTNLSFASLPHQAPAAADAVSKRQDRSAGGVGSLATSDGSVRSWRSARWFGLPARQHPLPVREGHTAFR, via the coding sequence ATGTCTGCGCCTCCGGCGGAGCCGGTGCAGCCCGTGGCTGTGCTGGCCCAGATGCTCCGGGACTTGGCGGCAATGCACGCCGACCAGGCAGCGGCGAATCGGCGGCACCTGGAGGCGCTGCACCAACAGACGGAGAGGCAGACCCGCGTCTTGGAGCAGCTGTTGTCTCGACCGGGGGGATCGCcgggctcctcctcctcctcctccatctccggGCTGTCTCTGCAAAGGATGACGGCGGAGGATGACCCGCAGTCGTTTTTGGACATGTTCCAGGCCACGGCGGTGGCGTGTGGATGGCCGCAGGCGGAGTGGGCGGTGCGGCTGCTTCCCCTACTGACGGGGGAGGCCCAGACGGCAGCGATCAGCCTGCCGGCGGCGGCCCGGAGGAATTTCGCTGATGTCAGGAAGGCGGTGCTGGACAGGACGGGCCTCTCGCCTGAGGACCACCGGCGCCGTTTCCGGGGCGCTCGGCTGGGGGCGGGCGACCGCTCGTTTGTGTTTGCCCAGCAGGTGAAGGACGCGGCAACCAGGTGGCTGCTGCCGGGGGAGACCGCGGAGGAGAGTCGGCTTCTGGAGAAGATTGTGGTGGAGCAGTTCATCGAGGGGTTGCCAGGGGAGACGAGCAACTGGGTGAGGTATCATCGCCCGGCCGATCTGAGGGCAGCAGTGACGCTGGCCGAGGATCACCTGGCGGTCCAGTCGGGAGGCCAAGGACGGGCACCTCCCGGAATGCGACCGACACCAGCGCCACGCAGGAAAACCCTGGCTGCGCTGACATCGGCGCCACGTTCACTGACGCCTCCGGTTCCGGTGCCCCGTACTAACCTCTCTTTTGCTTCTCTTCCACACCAGGCTCCGGCTGCTGCTGACGCTGTTTCCAAACGTCAGGACAGGAGTGCTGGCGGTGTGGGCAGCCTGGCCACTTCCGACGGGAGTGTCCGCTCATGGAGGTCGGCCAGGTGGTTCGGGTTGCCGGCACGCCAGCACCCTCTCCCGGTCCGGGAGGGACATACAGCGTTCCGGTAA